A DNA window from Luteibaculum oceani contains the following coding sequences:
- a CDS encoding 3-hydroxyacyl-CoA dehydrogenase family protein, whose translation MKKLAVIGAGVMGQGVSYQFAKFGYQVTLIDLSDEVLEDAKKKIKNIERLDKLLHKSKSTYVALDQITCTTDLSSISSADFIIENVTENIKIKETLYQEIAKYISNDALLAVNTSAVSITRLASFLPQPKNIMGIHFMNPVHLKPTVEVIRGFHTTEETINTTQTLLQSVEMEGVVVNDYPGFISNRVLMLTVNEAIFSLQDGVADAKSIDKIFKQCFGHTMGPLETADLIGLDTILYTLDVLVESYQDTKFRPAPLLKKMVDAGLHGRKSGEGFFKYN comes from the coding sequence ATGAAAAAACTAGCAGTTATAGGAGCTGGGGTAATGGGACAGGGTGTCTCTTACCAATTTGCAAAATTTGGATATCAGGTAACACTTATCGATCTGTCTGATGAAGTGCTGGAGGATGCAAAAAAGAAAATTAAAAATATCGAGCGCTTGGATAAACTGTTGCATAAGTCGAAAAGCACTTATGTAGCGCTTGATCAAATTACATGTACTACGGATTTATCGTCCATTTCATCTGCCGATTTTATCATTGAAAACGTTACCGAAAACATAAAAATTAAAGAAACCCTTTATCAAGAGATCGCCAAGTACATCTCGAATGATGCCCTCCTTGCGGTTAATACATCGGCAGTTTCCATAACTCGTTTGGCTTCTTTTCTTCCTCAACCAAAGAATATAATGGGTATACACTTTATGAACCCCGTGCATTTAAAACCAACTGTTGAGGTTATCAGAGGTTTCCATACAACCGAGGAAACGATTAACACAACCCAAACCCTGCTTCAATCTGTTGAAATGGAGGGGGTAGTGGTAAACGATTATCCAGGGTTTATTTCCAATCGAGTTTTAATGCTAACGGTAAATGAGGCCATATTCTCCCTGCAAGATGGCGTGGCAGATGCAAAATCGATAGATAAAATATTTAAGCAGTGCTTTGGCCATACCATGGGGCCATTAGAAACGGCCGATCTTATCGGTTTAGACACCATCCTTTACACACTAGATGTGCTAGTAGAAAGCTATCAGGATACAAAATTTAGACCCGCACCACTTTTAAAAAAAATGGTAGACGCCGGTTTACATGGCCGCAAGAGCGGAGAAGGATTTTTTAAATACAATTAG
- a CDS encoding acyl carrier protein has protein sequence MSTPIIDVQQTVKTFLQKRIGEDISFEVTDDIFELGLVNSLFALELVVFLENTFGFTVENEDLDLNNFSSVANIEKFVVRKKA, from the coding sequence ATGTCAACACCAATTATTGATGTTCAACAAACGGTAAAAACCTTCCTACAGAAAAGAATAGGAGAAGATATTTCATTCGAAGTTACAGACGATATTTTCGAGTTGGGTCTGGTAAACTCATTGTTCGCTTTAGAGCTTGTGGTTTTTTTGGAGAATACTTTTGGTTTTACCGTGGAAAACGAGGATCTCGACTTGAACAATTTTAGTTCTGTGGCCAACATTGAAAAATTCGTTGTTCGCAAAAAAGCATAA
- a CDS encoding acyl-CoA dehydrogenase family protein, whose amino-acid sequence MSFQLTDEQEHFRKSVQDFVKSEILPYAEQWDRQESTPREIVKKLSDKGLLCPTIPKKYGGLELDQVRYGILHEEIGRGCSSVRSLLTVHSSLTAETISRWGNEAQKQQWLPKLCKGEKVAAFGLSEPTTGSDAQNVQTTYTQVDGGYVLNGHKKWITFSQMADLFVIVAKGDQGVCAFLVESVTEGCTVNPLTGMLGTKASMLGEIILEDCFVPEAHLLGRPGFGFAQIVNTALDNGRFSVACGSLGIARACLEDSVAYAKERQQFGSPIKDHQLIKQKITNMITEVKAARLLCYNAAHLRATKNPDSFIQTTVAKYYTTQAANRIASEAVQLHGAAGCHDSRPIQRYFRDAKIMEIIEGSSEIQQILIANQGLASLSSILS is encoded by the coding sequence ATGTCATTTCAATTAACGGATGAACAGGAGCATTTTCGCAAATCGGTCCAGGACTTTGTGAAGTCGGAAATTCTGCCCTATGCAGAGCAGTGGGATAGACAAGAGAGTACTCCTCGTGAAATCGTAAAAAAGCTGAGCGATAAAGGCTTGCTTTGTCCTACCATTCCCAAAAAGTACGGGGGATTAGAATTAGATCAGGTGCGCTATGGTATTCTTCATGAGGAAATAGGCAGAGGCTGTTCGTCGGTTCGTTCTTTACTTACGGTACATTCTTCTCTTACGGCCGAAACCATTTCAAGATGGGGGAATGAGGCCCAAAAGCAGCAATGGTTACCTAAATTGTGTAAGGGAGAAAAGGTGGCTGCCTTTGGCTTATCGGAACCCACAACGGGTAGCGATGCACAAAACGTGCAAACTACATATACCCAGGTTGATGGCGGTTATGTATTAAACGGCCACAAAAAGTGGATTACGTTCTCTCAAATGGCCGATTTATTTGTAATCGTTGCTAAGGGAGACCAAGGGGTTTGTGCCTTTCTAGTGGAGAGTGTTACGGAAGGATGCACGGTAAATCCGTTAACCGGAATGCTGGGAACCAAGGCTTCAATGCTTGGAGAAATCATACTTGAGGATTGCTTTGTACCCGAAGCCCATCTGCTGGGACGTCCAGGTTTTGGTTTTGCCCAAATTGTAAATACCGCATTGGATAACGGTAGATTTAGTGTGGCCTGTGGTTCGCTTGGAATTGCTCGTGCCTGTTTAGAAGATAGCGTTGCCTATGCTAAAGAGCGTCAACAATTTGGATCTCCTATAAAGGATCACCAGTTGATTAAACAGAAAATTACAAATATGATAACCGAGGTAAAGGCTGCCCGATTATTGTGTTATAATGCGGCACACCTAAGAGCTACAAAAAACCCCGATTCTTTTATTCAGACCACCGTAGCGAAATATTATACCACACAAGCTGCGAACAGAATTGCCAGCGAGGCGGTGCAGCTTCATGGAGCAGCTGGATGCCACGATAGCAGACCCATTCAGCGTTATTTCCGAGATGCTAAGATCATGGAGATTATCGAAGGCTCCTCGGAAATTCAACAAATTTTAATTGCCAATCAAGGACTAGCTAGTTTGTCCTCTATACTTTCCTAA
- a CDS encoding 3-oxoacyl-[acyl-carrier-protein] synthase III C-terminal domain-containing protein yields MIGIKSIQSFTPGTPIAVHESNEFKNLNAVEREYFETVGIDTVYDSGNLQSYDLAKGASEQLLEQNGLEGKDLDFIIYIQSRTPEHFISSEATRLQHDLGANSAMAFAISNLGCADSSMAIKLAMDLLKANKKAKNVLICYGNKLYSNYRFRYPVTVMGDGGIAALIGRTENNQILDIQMQSNGAYWDLFKMEYRGKKDEEFKETCSNLRKYGFELAIESKNRFQELNQKVLDHNGLTSSEIDHYMLQNISSRAYEYYEQAFDIKLSPICQMNLSKYGHLGSGDVFLNFKTGVDSGLFQEGQNVLIMNNSPAAAWSTVLLEI; encoded by the coding sequence ATGATCGGAATAAAATCCATACAATCCTTTACACCAGGCACTCCAATTGCCGTTCATGAATCCAATGAGTTTAAAAACCTCAATGCTGTTGAGCGTGAATATTTCGAAACCGTTGGTATTGACACGGTTTACGATTCGGGAAACCTGCAAAGCTATGATTTGGCCAAAGGTGCTAGTGAACAACTCTTAGAACAAAACGGACTGGAGGGAAAAGATTTAGATTTTATCATCTACATCCAAAGCAGAACCCCAGAGCATTTTATTTCTTCCGAAGCAACGAGATTACAGCACGATCTTGGAGCAAATTCTGCCATGGCTTTTGCAATTTCTAATTTGGGTTGTGCCGATTCTTCTATGGCCATTAAGTTGGCTATGGACCTTTTAAAAGCCAATAAAAAGGCGAAAAACGTGCTCATTTGTTACGGTAACAAGTTGTACTCTAATTATCGTTTTAGATATCCTGTTACGGTTATGGGGGATGGAGGAATTGCCGCGCTTATTGGAAGAACGGAGAACAACCAAATCCTAGACATTCAAATGCAATCTAATGGTGCGTATTGGGATTTATTTAAAATGGAATATCGAGGTAAAAAGGATGAGGAGTTTAAGGAGACCTGCTCCAATTTGCGCAAATATGGATTTGAGTTGGCGATAGAAAGTAAGAACAGGTTTCAGGAATTAAACCAAAAAGTTTTAGACCATAACGGTCTTACATCCTCTGAAATAGACCATTACATGCTTCAAAATATATCGAGCAGGGCCTATGAATATTACGAGCAAGCTTTCGATATAAAGCTCTCTCCCATTTGCCAGATGAACCTGAGCAAATATGGACATCTTGGATCTGGAGATGTGTTTCTGAATTTTAAAACTGGTGTGGATTCGGGGCTTTTTCAGGAAGGACAAAACGTATTAATTATGAATAATAGCCCCGCGGCTGCCTGGAGTACCGTACTCCTCGAAATTTAA
- a CDS encoding HAD-IIIC family phosphatase, protein MKTPSSSTKKPVIKCVVWDLDNTLWNGVLLEHDELQLRDGIKEIIQTLDQWGIINSISSKNNFDDAKAKLESYGLWEYFLYPQISWDLKSNAISTIQEKLNIGFDAIAFIDDQAFEREEVNFVHHKVHCYDIDIIPQILHQFKPRFITPESSLRRKMYLDDEVRNNEEKEIGNNQAFLKSLDLDFRITRATVDDLQRVEELTIRTNQLNATGYSYSYDELETLIHSPNHMLLVAELTDRYGSYGKIGVAMAEFNQGIWNLKLLLMSCRVMSRGVGGVLLSYIMHKAKSQNTRLQAEFLPTDRNRLMYVTYKFSGFTEAGKLENGGVVLEHNLEKIPAYPEYIKVQTPDLQATS, encoded by the coding sequence ATGAAAACACCAAGCTCATCAACCAAAAAACCAGTGATCAAATGTGTCGTTTGGGACCTGGATAACACCTTGTGGAACGGCGTGCTTTTGGAGCATGATGAACTGCAATTGCGAGATGGAATAAAAGAAATTATTCAAACTCTAGACCAATGGGGAATAATCAATAGTATTTCTAGTAAAAATAATTTTGATGATGCCAAGGCGAAGTTGGAATCATACGGATTGTGGGAATACTTTCTGTACCCACAAATTTCATGGGATTTAAAATCCAATGCTATTTCTACGATACAGGAAAAATTAAACATAGGATTCGATGCAATCGCATTTATTGATGATCAAGCATTTGAGCGCGAAGAAGTGAATTTCGTTCACCATAAGGTACACTGCTACGATATAGATATTATACCTCAAATACTCCATCAGTTTAAGCCTCGGTTTATTACACCAGAATCTTCGTTGAGGAGAAAAATGTATCTAGATGATGAGGTTCGTAACAACGAGGAAAAAGAAATAGGTAATAACCAAGCATTTCTAAAATCCTTAGACCTAGATTTTCGTATTACACGCGCTACTGTTGACGATTTACAGCGCGTTGAGGAACTGACCATTAGAACTAATCAGTTAAATGCCACTGGGTATTCCTACTCCTACGATGAACTTGAAACTTTAATTCATTCTCCAAACCATATGTTGCTTGTTGCCGAGCTTACCGATCGATATGGTAGCTACGGAAAAATAGGTGTTGCAATGGCTGAGTTTAACCAAGGAATCTGGAATTTAAAGCTTTTGTTAATGAGCTGCCGGGTGATGTCGCGTGGTGTGGGAGGCGTTTTGCTTTCGTATATCATGCACAAAGCAAAGTCCCAAAATACGAGACTGCAAGCCGAATTCCTACCCACGGATAGAAACAGACTGATGTATGTAACCTACAAATTCTCGGGTTTTACAGAGGCTGGGAAGTTAGAAAATGGAGGAGTAGTACTGGAACATAACCTAGAGAAGATTCCAGCATACCCCGAATATATAAAAGTGCAAACTCCTGATTTACAAGCTACATCATGA
- a CDS encoding condensation domain-containing protein, translating into MKDIAIIGMAGRFPEAKNIQEFRQNLIEGVDSVREPDHHRLANTSCDLSKSYMPLGFVDDIDRFDHKFFNISKSEAIHMDPHQRLLLEVAYEALENTGYPMEHFHGSETAVFIGDTDQEYYRLATVFDPTLVTGSSSATTAGRISRHFNLRGVATMLDTACSSSLLAVHMGCKEIINGDASMSLACGVRLIIQPEEKKEGVDLGIMSSDGKTRSFSEDANGTGAGEAVGAVLLKSLEKAEADGDIIYAVIKGSAANQDAQLSGSLTAPSSQAQAEVIKKAWDKAQIDPTNIDFIETHGSGTKLGDPIEVGGIDQAFADMDKPLNSVKISSVKSNIAHTGGAAGISGLIKAVLALQFGEHYPSLHYHKPNPFINFDASVCQVQTKYEKWEVSQNLRQCGVSSFGLSGTNVHVVVEQAPEIKWPKAKNCILAFSAKSQENLMLLDEEIRARLGDKSPEEKTAAAYTACTARTQLPTKGYFTISATGTLSESRYAPEDQLPAEKILFLFSPDSEITSTAFQQLCSTEEEISMLAQKAMKVVGELNHNSRRFVMQLGLFNALKSRAILSENLLGLGTGDLVVACILEEMTFEEAISEAHGLEAWEAQNLKKKLRSLIQRETEAQKTLFVELGTTGCLSRQLNELPYPDKDESLDLIWLDDEASVDELMGKIFLAGYPVKWTEVYHQPLQKYPLPSTPLEKIRCWLKPVSTGQHKKEIDSVDEASIELQPKEDLSAVNEEKHRDLIPESWTKTEQKVAAIWIEVLSLDSISLTDDFFELGGHSLMATRVISRIESTYGIKLVFKDIFTFATVKTLAQGIDELLESGQKSNHKHPMTKQPRRQEYPLSEAQRRLWQIHEMSQGSNLAYNLPAALKIKGKFDLNKAEETLRLLVARHDSLRTIFDEDKGTPFQRVLTEVDFQMEKSSGSLQDLEKIKSDFLRPFDLKNAPLWRVRCVEVAENEYLLLFDMHHIISDGVSLGMITSEFLEAYQGNELNELEFQYSDYALWQEAAFSNGYMQQQESYWTSVFERAPELLALPYDFKSETSVAPKGATYSFEISEEQVKQIKKTSNEMGGTPFMHLLACYHLMLSKYSGQQDFTVGVPIAGRSQQAMEKIVGMFVNTLPLRNSTAETGNFQAFFETVKVNALRAFEHQDYPFERVVEKLGMQNAKLFNTLFVLQNLGKKKVELEDIEISSLPFSNQTAQFDLTMEINENGANYLVNLYYNAELFDSVTMELMAQKYLKIVDQTVDSVAIEIHEIGEESNEISGNSAPDFELNF; encoded by the coding sequence ATGAAAGATATTGCAATAATTGGAATGGCTGGAAGGTTTCCGGAGGCCAAAAACATTCAGGAATTTCGACAAAATTTAATCGAGGGAGTTGATAGCGTTAGAGAACCCGATCACCATCGATTAGCCAATACCAGTTGTGATTTATCAAAATCCTATATGCCACTTGGATTTGTCGACGATATAGATCGTTTTGATCACAAATTCTTTAATATCTCCAAGTCTGAGGCCATTCACATGGATCCACATCAACGGTTGTTGTTAGAAGTGGCGTACGAGGCGTTGGAGAACACTGGATATCCGATGGAGCATTTCCACGGTTCAGAAACAGCAGTTTTCATAGGAGATACCGATCAGGAGTACTATAGGTTGGCTACAGTTTTCGACCCGACCCTGGTAACTGGAAGTTCAAGCGCAACCACGGCAGGCCGCATATCTCGACACTTTAATTTAAGAGGAGTTGCAACCATGTTGGATACTGCTTGTTCCTCTTCCTTATTGGCCGTGCACATGGGCTGTAAGGAAATTATAAACGGAGATGCATCCATGAGTTTAGCTTGTGGAGTGCGACTCATTATTCAACCCGAGGAAAAAAAGGAGGGCGTTGATTTAGGCATAATGTCTTCCGATGGAAAAACGAGAAGCTTTTCCGAGGATGCCAATGGAACGGGTGCAGGTGAGGCCGTTGGAGCTGTATTGCTTAAATCCTTGGAAAAAGCCGAAGCTGATGGGGATATCATTTATGCAGTTATTAAGGGTTCTGCGGCCAATCAAGACGCTCAGTTATCGGGTAGTTTAACCGCCCCCAGTTCTCAAGCGCAGGCAGAAGTCATAAAAAAAGCTTGGGACAAGGCACAGATAGATCCGACCAACATAGATTTTATTGAAACTCATGGGTCGGGAACAAAATTAGGCGACCCTATTGAGGTTGGAGGAATAGATCAGGCCTTTGCTGATATGGATAAACCGCTAAACAGCGTAAAAATCTCCTCTGTAAAGTCAAATATAGCTCATACCGGCGGTGCTGCAGGGATCAGTGGCCTGATTAAAGCGGTTTTAGCGCTGCAGTTTGGTGAGCATTACCCCTCTTTGCACTACCATAAACCCAATCCTTTTATCAATTTCGATGCGTCGGTTTGCCAGGTGCAAACAAAGTACGAAAAGTGGGAGGTGTCTCAAAACCTTCGCCAGTGTGGCGTTAGCTCTTTCGGTCTCAGCGGCACCAACGTTCACGTGGTTGTTGAACAAGCACCTGAAATAAAATGGCCGAAAGCCAAAAATTGTATTCTTGCTTTTTCGGCTAAAAGCCAAGAAAATTTAATGCTTTTGGATGAGGAAATCAGAGCCCGCCTTGGGGATAAATCTCCAGAAGAAAAAACAGCTGCAGCATATACAGCTTGTACGGCGCGAACCCAATTGCCAACTAAAGGTTATTTTACCATCTCTGCTACGGGAACTCTTTCAGAATCAAGATATGCTCCTGAGGATCAACTTCCGGCAGAAAAAATTCTCTTTCTCTTTTCCCCTGATTCTGAAATAACGTCAACTGCTTTTCAACAGCTATGTTCAACTGAAGAAGAAATTTCGATGCTGGCGCAAAAAGCAATGAAGGTAGTGGGTGAACTTAACCACAATTCAAGAAGGTTTGTAATGCAGCTTGGGCTTTTTAATGCGCTAAAAAGCCGCGCGATTTTATCTGAGAATCTACTAGGACTTGGAACTGGAGATTTAGTGGTGGCTTGTATTTTGGAAGAAATGACTTTTGAAGAAGCAATTTCAGAAGCCCACGGATTGGAAGCATGGGAAGCGCAAAACCTGAAAAAGAAACTTAGATCTCTGATACAAAGAGAAACCGAAGCGCAGAAAACCCTTTTTGTTGAATTGGGAACTACAGGTTGCTTGAGCAGGCAATTGAATGAATTACCCTATCCCGACAAAGATGAGTCATTGGACCTGATTTGGTTGGACGATGAAGCGTCAGTGGATGAGTTAATGGGGAAAATTTTCCTGGCTGGTTATCCCGTGAAATGGACAGAAGTATACCATCAACCGCTGCAGAAATATCCCCTTCCTTCTACGCCTTTAGAAAAAATAAGGTGCTGGCTCAAGCCGGTAAGCACAGGGCAGCATAAAAAGGAAATAGACTCGGTAGATGAAGCTTCCATTGAACTACAACCAAAGGAAGACTTAAGTGCTGTAAATGAAGAAAAACATAGGGATTTAATACCGGAGTCTTGGACGAAAACGGAACAAAAGGTGGCCGCCATTTGGATTGAGGTTTTAAGTCTGGACTCCATCAGCTTAACAGACGATTTCTTTGAATTGGGAGGGCATTCGCTAATGGCCACTCGGGTAATTTCGCGAATAGAAAGTACCTATGGAATTAAGCTAGTTTTTAAAGATATATTCACGTTTGCAACGGTAAAAACGCTTGCTCAGGGGATAGATGAGTTGCTGGAATCGGGACAAAAATCCAACCACAAACACCCTATGACAAAGCAACCGAGACGGCAGGAGTACCCCTTATCTGAAGCCCAAAGAAGACTTTGGCAAATTCATGAAATGAGCCAAGGCAGTAACTTGGCCTATAATCTTCCTGCAGCACTAAAAATTAAAGGAAAGTTTGACCTCAATAAAGCGGAGGAAACCCTCAGATTATTGGTGGCAAGACATGATTCCCTTCGCACCATTTTTGACGAAGATAAAGGGACGCCATTTCAGCGTGTATTAACGGAAGTTGATTTTCAAATGGAAAAGTCTTCTGGGTCCCTCCAAGATTTGGAAAAAATAAAGTCGGATTTTCTAAGACCCTTCGATCTTAAAAACGCTCCGTTATGGCGAGTGAGGTGTGTGGAAGTGGCTGAAAATGAATATCTGCTGCTATTCGATATGCATCATATTATCTCTGACGGGGTATCCTTAGGAATGATTACTTCGGAATTTCTAGAGGCATATCAAGGCAATGAGCTGAATGAATTGGAGTTTCAGTATAGCGATTACGCCCTTTGGCAGGAGGCTGCTTTCAGTAATGGTTATATGCAGCAGCAAGAAAGCTATTGGACATCGGTTTTTGAACGTGCTCCAGAGCTTTTGGCATTGCCTTATGATTTTAAATCAGAAACTTCAGTTGCTCCAAAGGGGGCGACCTATTCATTTGAAATATCCGAAGAACAGGTTAAGCAGATTAAAAAAACCAGTAATGAAATGGGGGGGACTCCATTTATGCATTTACTCGCTTGTTACCATTTAATGCTTAGCAAGTATAGTGGCCAACAAGACTTTACAGTTGGTGTCCCTATTGCAGGAAGGTCGCAGCAGGCGATGGAGAAAATAGTTGGGATGTTTGTAAACACCCTCCCTTTGAGAAATAGCACGGCGGAAACGGGAAATTTTCAAGCGTTTTTCGAAACAGTTAAAGTAAACGCGCTCCGAGCTTTTGAGCATCAGGACTACCCATTCGAAAGGGTGGTAGAAAAACTTGGTATGCAAAATGCAAAACTATTCAATACCCTTTTTGTGTTGCAAAACTTGGGGAAAAAGAAGGTTGAATTGGAGGATATTGAGATTTCATCTTTGCCTTTTTCCAATCAAACGGCTCAATTCGATTTGACCATGGAAATCAATGAAAATGGTGCTAATTACCTAGTAAACCTCTATTACAACGCCGAATTATTTGATTCGGTTACAATGGAGCTTATGGCCCAGAAGTACCTGAAGATTGTTGATCAGACGGTAGATAGCGTGGCCATTGAGATTCATGAAATAGGAGAAGAAAGCAATGAAATATCTGGGAATAGTGCTCCTGATTTCGAACTAAACTTTTAA